The Thunnus thynnus chromosome 22, fThuThy2.1, whole genome shotgun sequence genome includes a window with the following:
- the LOC137174297 gene encoding uncharacterized protein translates to MTSPVFVLYVTCLLLGRMAAITSLNTSSSLRFESANVGEDVTLECFYKDDAAVMFYWYKQTLGQKPKLISKLYKHDTNGNFQGEFKNHPRLGLEASLGKNHLKITNVQISDSATYYCVAGYSYLYEFLESIIVGVKDSGSNIQALVHQSASESIQPGGSVTLNCTVHTGTCDDGEHSVYWFKNSQESHPGVIYTHGGRNDQCERNSNTQTHTCVYNLLMKSLNLSHAGTYYCAVASCGQILFGNGTTLDFEHEEDSLVLVYILSGALALTTILVVFLAYTVYTMFKTNSCQCTDSQARPSAAAAPNAEGYQDADNLHYAALRENKVSRSRRQRDDTRTECVYSGVRQ, encoded by the exons atgacatctccagtttttgttttgtatgtgacATGTCTGCTCTTGGGGCGAATGG ctgctaTTACATCTCTGAATACATCATCATCTTTACGCTTTGAATCAGCTAATGTTGGTGAAGATGTGACTTTGGAATGTTTCTATAAAGATGATGCTGCAGTGATGTTTTACTGGTATAAACAAACTCTGGGACAGAAGCCAAAGCTGATATCTAAACTCTATAAACATGATACAAATGGCAATTTTCAAGGTGAATTTAAGAACCATCCACGCTTAGGACTGGAAGCTAGCCTTGGTAAAAATCACTTGAAGATCACAAATGTGCAAATTTCAGACTCGGCTACTTACTACTGCGTAGCTGGCTATTcatatttgtatgaattttTAGAGAGCATTATTGTCGGTGTAAAGGATTCAGGTTCAAACATCCAAGCTTTGGTCCATCAGTCGGCATCTGAGAGCATCCAGCCAGGAGGCTCTGTGACTCTgaactgtacagtacacactggGACCTGTGATGATGGAGaacacagtgtttactggttcaAAAACTCTCAAGAATCTCATCCAGGagtcatttacacacatggagGCAggaatgatcagtgtgagaggaacagcaacacacaaacacacacctgtgtctaCAACTTGCTGATGAAGAGTCTGAATCTTTCTCATGCTGGGACCTACTACTGTGCTGTCGCCTCATGTGGACAGATACTGTTTGGAAACGGGACCACATTGGATTTTGAGC ATGAGGAAGACTCTCTTGTCTTGGTGTATATCTTGAGTGGAGCTTTGGCACTCACCACCATCCTGGTTGTTTTCCTGGCTTACACAGTATATACAATGTTCAAGACAAACAGCTGCCAGTGCACAG ACTCGCAAGCAAGACCATCAGCTGCCGCAGCTCCAAATGCAGAG GGCTACCAAGATGCAGATAACCTCCATTACGCTGCTTTAAGGGAGAACAAGGTCAGCAGGTCAAGACGACAGAGGGACGACACCAGGACTGAATGTGTTTACTCCGGTGTGAGACAGTAG
- the LOC137174349 gene encoding Ig heavy chain Mem5-like, producing the protein MMPLCILLVFLSQLCQVPAVHEISSITQDSGVRTAKVGGNITLQCLCQEDSVNFFFWYQQTLGGKPQLISSRMKHITEAEISPEFKERFQVLAKSGESINHLRITDLRLSDSATYYCGILAFNAIEFGQGAFLHVKTSLSNIQAVVHQPSLQPFQSGDSVNLSCTVHAEPCVGEQSFYWFRHGASQPAVIYPRAGQYKNISNEESVTKSCTINLSIKSVSSSDAGIYYCALSSCGEIVFGNGTEIKIAGGSTKDSILLVYCLSVALAVFIIVLLVLVFIVHKLKKNLCSVCHGTVSHLTCSAASDVASQDADNLHYAALSVNRNSERHRREDNVESVCVYSKIKSKK; encoded by the exons ATGATGCCACTTTGCATTCTACTTGTATTTCTCAGTCAATTAT GTCAGGTACCAGCTGTTCACGAGATCTCAAGTATAACTCAGGATAGTGGTGTCAGAACAGCCAAAGTTGGGGGAAATATTACTTTGCAATGCCTCTGTCAGGAAGATTCTGTAAATTTTTTCTTCTGGTACCAGCAAACATTGGGAGGTAAACCTCAGCTCATATCATCACGGATGAAGCACATCACAGAAGCAGAGATCTCCCCCGAGTTTAAGGAGAGGTTTCAAGTTCTTGCAAAAAGTGGAGAAAGTATCAATCATCTTAGAATCACAGACCTTCGCCTGTCGGATTCAGCAACATATTACTGTGGGATTTTAGCATTCAACGCAATTGAATTTGGACAAGGAGCTTTCCTTCATGTCAAAACATCACTGTCCAACATCCAAGCTGTTGTCCATCAGCCATCATTACAGCCATTTCAGTCAGGAGACTCTGTAAATTTGAGCTGCACAGTACACGCTGAACCATGTGTAGGGGAGCAGAGCTTCTACTGGTTCAGACATGGTGCGTCTCAGCCTGCAGTCATATACCCCAGAGCAGGACAATACAAAAACATCTCCAATGAAGAGTCTGTCACAAAAAGCTGCACTATAAACCTTTCTATAAAGTCTGTGAGCTCCTCTGATGCTGGGatctactactgtgctctgtCCTCCTGTGGGGAGATTGTTTTCGGAAATGGAACAGAAATCAAGATTGCAG GAGGCTCGACTAAAGACTCCATTCTCCTGGTGTATTGTCTGAGTGTGGCATTGGCAGTTTTCATTATTGTGCTCCTTGTCTTGGTTTTCATTGTGCACAAGTTGAAGAAAAACCTGTGCTCTGTCTGTCATG GAACTGTTTCTCATCTGACATGTTCTGCAGCCTCTGACGTTGCG AGCCAAGATGCAGACAATCTCCATTATGCTGCTCTGAGTGTGAACAGGAACAGTGAACGACACCGCCGAGAGGACAATGtggagagtgtttgtgtgtactctaaaataaagagtaaaaaatag
- the LOC137174804 gene encoding uncharacterized protein, with translation MTPLMIAVYLTCLFLGTSAQMNDLKSSKYVRQEKTFYSVNVSEDVTLECFYKDDAAVMFYWYKQTLGQKPKLMSKFYKHDPNGNFQGEFKNDPRLELEASLGKNHLKISDVQISDSATYYCVSSYLNNLEFLESTTLNVKGSGLNIQALVHQSASESIQPGGSVTLNCTVHTGTCDDGEHSVYWFKNSQEYHPGIIYTHGGRNDQCERNSNTQTHTCVYNLPMKSLNLSHAETDCAVASCGQILFGNKTKLDFEHEEDSLVLVYILSGALALTTILVVFLAYTVYAMFRTNSCQGTDSQARPSAAAAPNAEGYQDADNLHYAALRENKVSRSRRQRDDTRTECVYSGVRQ, from the exons ATGACACCTTTGATGATTGCTGTGTACTTGACTTGTTTGTTCTTGGGAACTTCAG ctCAAATGAATGATCTGAAATCATCCAAGTATGTGCGTCAAGAGAAGACTTTTTATTCAGTTAATGTTAGTGAAGACGTGACTTTGGAATGTTTCTATAAAGATGATGCTGCAGTGATGTTTTACTGGTATAAACAAACTCTAGGACAGAAACCAAAGCTGATGTCTAAATTCTATAAACATGATCCAAATGGCAATTTTCAAGGTGAATTTAAGAACGATCCACGCTTAGAACTGGAAGCTAGCCTTGGTAAAAATCACTTGAAGATCTCAGATGTGCAAATTTCAGACTCGGCTACTTACTACTGCGTTAGTAGCTATTTAAACAACTTAGAATTTTTGGAAAGCACTACTCTCAATGTAAAGGGTTCAGGTTTAAACATCCAAGCTCTGGTCCATCAGTCGGCATCTGAGAGCATCCAGCCAGGAGGCTCTGTGACTCtgaactgtacagtacatactggGACCTGTGATGATGGAGaacacagtgtttactggttcaAAAACTCTCAAGAATATCATCCAggaatcatttacacacatggagGCAggaatgatcagtgtgagaggaacagcaacacacaaacacacacctgtgtctaCAACTTGCCAATGAAGAGTCTGAATCTTTCTCATGCTGAGACTGACTGTGCTGTCGCCTCATGTGGACAGATACTGTTTGGAAACAAAACCAAGCTGGACTTTGAGC ATGAGGAAGACTCTCTTGTCTTGGTGTATATCTTGAGTGGAGCTTTGGCACTCACCACCATCCTGGTTGTTTTCCTGGCTTACACAGTATATGCAATGTTCAGGACAAACAGCTGCCAAGGCACAG ACTCGCAAGCAAGACCATCAGCTGCCGCAGCTCCAAATGCAGAG GGCTACCAAGATGCAGATAACCTCCATTACGCTGCTTTAAGGGAGAACAAGGTCAGCAGGTCAAGACGACAGAGGGACGACACCAGGACTGAATGTGTTTACTCCGGTGTGAGACAGTAG